The following proteins are encoded in a genomic region of Maniola jurtina chromosome 17, ilManJurt1.1, whole genome shotgun sequence:
- the LOC123873560 gene encoding uncharacterized protein LOC123873560 isoform X3 — protein MSAPSDSAASPSPCACTNISLMQLFHELKQKFPGVPDHVVSNTIELYCHDKKACETHLHSEVKASLTHAYHASSSAAARQLSKLRDNLPLKCRNQPVVQYQVAQITAVESTCQGPQQAVISNNIESDEEKPKLNTDANQNVVDSKPNVTNNALSPVTIINIDNCYAKYHAESPSDLELTNENNTEEKKIQEDLISNECKQAEQIKNCEQPGSTNYKILKSNKVKANLHEKLEGKKEVKEKKTIKQEPQPASPQETVPQEKPQRPNTLNFIKPNPDIAFKENLKQPEAENCRTVSPAPSVQKPESKEKKPDSGSYRPGYPLNLSVNVNCHMDISHGYGLEDYDSPRAITSVNLTVCTPTSNMASPVRDTREEEGGFEGHVTVTVSPSTARPQQVRRRAPPPPQSSRIESPRPMRAAPEPPGQSYDRNLIERQKERLARLASALAQEKGCLAQLNRETQVLAAAPPSPSAVQMLRDCVERLRDECDTLAKRLEMRGSARVMRVAETDDSGNFYSNIYTGQRPTASWQCHMCTFRNHPLLDKCEECDMPRIFVGTSPAMTHDSGFGSFRDRNRRGANIQSTDVTDAPISNLVSDYRAVNV, from the exons ATGTCTGCCCCCTCCGATAGCGCTGCGAGCCCTTCACCATGTGCGTGCACCAATATATCGCTTATGCAATTGTTCCATGAGCTAAAACAAAAGTTTCCGGGTGTCCCCGACCATGTTGTGTCCAACACTATTGAGCTATACTGTCACGACAAGAAAGCTTGTGAGACACACCTCCATAGCGAAGTCAAAGCCTCCTTAACGCACGCCTACCATGCCTCCTCGTCGGCCGCAGCGCGCCAGCTCAGCAAGCTCCGAGACAACCTCCCTCTCAAATGCCGCAACCAGCCTGTAGTCCAGTACCAAGTTGCCCAGATAACTGCCGTCGAGTCAACTTGCCAGGGTCCCCAGCAGGCTGTGATTAGCAACAACATAGAGTCAGATGAGGAGAAACCCAAGTTAAACACAGATGCAAACCAAAATGTTGTTGATAGTAAACCAAATGTCACAAACAATGCTCTGTCTCCAGTAACTATTATAAACATTGACAACTGCTATGCAAAATACCACGCTGAATCACCCAGCGACCTGGAGTTAACTAATGAGAACAATACAGAAGAAAAGAAAATCCAAGAGGATCTAATATCCAATGAATGCAAACAGGCTGAGCAAATAAAGAATTGTGAACAACCAGGGAGCACCAATTACAAGATTCTGAAAAGCAATAAGGTAAAGGCCAATTTACATGAAAAGTTAGAGGGTAAGAAGGAGGTAAAGGAGAAAAAAACAATAAAGCAAGAACCACAGCCTGCATCCCCG CAAGAAACAGTTCCGCAAGAAAAACCCCAGCGACCTAACACACTGAACTTTATCAAACCAAATCCAGACATTGCATTTAAAGAGAATTTAAAACAACCAGAAGCTGAGAACTGTCGGACTGTCTCCCCTGCACCATCAGTACAAAAACCAGaaagcaaagaaaaaaaacctgaTTCAGGTTCCTACAGACCTGGGTATCCTTTAAACTTATCTGTGAATGTTAACTGTCATATGGACATTAGTCATGGTTACGGGTTAGAAGATTACGATAGTCCAAGAGCTATAACATCAGTTAATTTAACAGTTTGTACTCCAACATCCAACATGGCGAGTCCTGTGAGGGATACGCGGGAGGAAGAAGGGGGGTTTGAAGGGCATGTGACTGTTACTGTGAGCCCTAGCACTGCGCGGCCGCAACAAGTTAGACGCAGGGCTCCACCGCCGCCGCAGTCGTCGCGTATAGAGTCCCCCAGGCCCATGAGGGCAGCTCCTGAACCACCTGGACAATCATATG ATCGCAACCTCATCGAGCGTCAAAAAGAGCGTCTAGCAAGATTAGCGTCAGCGCTAGCGCAAGAGAAGGGTTGTTTGGCCCAGCTGAACCGGGAGACGCAGGTCCTGGCCGCGGCGCCGCCCTCGCCCAGCGCTGTGCAGATGCTGCGGGACTGTGTGGAGAGGCTGCGGGATGAGTGTGACACGCTCGCTAAGAGGCTGGAGATGCGGGGTAGCG CCCGTGTAATGCGCGTTGCAGAAACGGACGACTCTGGCAACTTCTACAGCAACATCTACACGGGGCAGCGGCCCACCGCCTCGTGGCAGTGCCACATGTGCACCTTCCGCAACCACCCCCTGCTGGACAAGTGCGAAGAGTGTGACATGCCCCGGATATTTGTAGGTACGTCCCCTGCCATGACCCACGACTCGGGGTTCGGCTCCTTCAGAGACAGGAATAGGAGAGGTGCTAATATACAGTCCACTGATGTCACCGACGCACCGATCTCTAATTTGGTCAGCGATTACCGGGCAGTTAATGTATAG
- the LOC123873560 gene encoding uncharacterized protein LOC123873560 isoform X2, which translates to MSAPSDSAASPSPCACTNISLMQLFHELKQKFPGVPDHVVSNTIELYCHDKKACETHLHSEVKASLTHAYHASSSAAARQLSKLRDNLPLKCRNQPVVQYQVAQITAVESTCQGPQQAVISNNIESDEEKPKLNTDANQNVVDSKPNVTNNALSPVTIINIDNCYAKYHAESPSDLELTNENNTEEKKIQEDLISNECKQAEQIKNCEQPGSTNYKILKSNKVKANLHEKLEGKKEVKEKKTIKQEPQPASPQETVLQETVPQETVPQEKPQRPNTLNFIKPNPDIAFKENLKQPEAENCRTVSPAPSVQKPESKEKKPDSGSYRPGYPLNLSVNVNCHMDISHGYGLEDYDSPRAITSVNLTVCTPTSNMASPVRDTREEEGGFEGHVTVTVSPSTARPQQVRRRAPPPPQSSRIESPRPMRAAPEPPGQSYDRNLIERQKERLARLASALAQEKGCLAQLNRETQVLAAAPPSPSAVQMLRDCVERLRDECDTLAKRLEMRGSETDDSGNFYSNIYTGQRPTASWQCHMCTFRNHPLLDKCEECDMPRIFVGTSPAMTHDSGFGSFRDRNRRGANIQSTDVTDAPISNLVSDYRAVNV; encoded by the exons ATGTCTGCCCCCTCCGATAGCGCTGCGAGCCCTTCACCATGTGCGTGCACCAATATATCGCTTATGCAATTGTTCCATGAGCTAAAACAAAAGTTTCCGGGTGTCCCCGACCATGTTGTGTCCAACACTATTGAGCTATACTGTCACGACAAGAAAGCTTGTGAGACACACCTCCATAGCGAAGTCAAAGCCTCCTTAACGCACGCCTACCATGCCTCCTCGTCGGCCGCAGCGCGCCAGCTCAGCAAGCTCCGAGACAACCTCCCTCTCAAATGCCGCAACCAGCCTGTAGTCCAGTACCAAGTTGCCCAGATAACTGCCGTCGAGTCAACTTGCCAGGGTCCCCAGCAGGCTGTGATTAGCAACAACATAGAGTCAGATGAGGAGAAACCCAAGTTAAACACAGATGCAAACCAAAATGTTGTTGATAGTAAACCAAATGTCACAAACAATGCTCTGTCTCCAGTAACTATTATAAACATTGACAACTGCTATGCAAAATACCACGCTGAATCACCCAGCGACCTGGAGTTAACTAATGAGAACAATACAGAAGAAAAGAAAATCCAAGAGGATCTAATATCCAATGAATGCAAACAGGCTGAGCAAATAAAGAATTGTGAACAACCAGGGAGCACCAATTACAAGATTCTGAAAAGCAATAAGGTAAAGGCCAATTTACATGAAAAGTTAGAGGGTAAGAAGGAGGTAAAGGAGAAAAAAACAATAAAGCAAGAACCACAGCCTGCATCCCCGCAAGAAACAGTTCTGCAAGAAACAGTTCCACAAGAAACAGTTCCGCAAGAAAAACCCCAGCGACCTAACACACTGAACTTTATCAAACCAAATCCAGACATTGCATTTAAAGAGAATTTAAAACAACCAGAAGCTGAGAACTGTCGGACTGTCTCCCCTGCACCATCAGTACAAAAACCAGaaagcaaagaaaaaaaacctgaTTCAGGTTCCTACAGACCTGGGTATCCTTTAAACTTATCTGTGAATGTTAACTGTCATATGGACATTAGTCATGGTTACGGGTTAGAAGATTACGATAGTCCAAGAGCTATAACATCAGTTAATTTAACAGTTTGTACTCCAACATCCAACATGGCGAGTCCTGTGAGGGATACGCGGGAGGAAGAAGGGGGGTTTGAAGGGCATGTGACTGTTACTGTGAGCCCTAGCACTGCGCGGCCGCAACAAGTTAGACGCAGGGCTCCACCGCCGCCGCAGTCGTCGCGTATAGAGTCCCCCAGGCCCATGAGGGCAGCTCCTGAACCACCTGGACAATCATATG ATCGCAACCTCATCGAGCGTCAAAAAGAGCGTCTAGCAAGATTAGCGTCAGCGCTAGCGCAAGAGAAGGGTTGTTTGGCCCAGCTGAACCGGGAGACGCAGGTCCTGGCCGCGGCGCCGCCCTCGCCCAGCGCTGTGCAGATGCTGCGGGACTGTGTGGAGAGGCTGCGGGATGAGTGTGACACGCTCGCTAAGAGGCTGGAGATGCGGGGTAGCG AAACGGACGACTCTGGCAACTTCTACAGCAACATCTACACGGGGCAGCGGCCCACCGCCTCGTGGCAGTGCCACATGTGCACCTTCCGCAACCACCCCCTGCTGGACAAGTGCGAAGAGTGTGACATGCCCCGGATATTTGTAGGTACGTCCCCTGCCATGACCCACGACTCGGGGTTCGGCTCCTTCAGAGACAGGAATAGGAGAGGTGCTAATATACAGTCCACTGATGTCACCGACGCACCGATCTCTAATTTGGTCAGCGATTACCGGGCAGTTAATGTATAG
- the LOC123873560 gene encoding uncharacterized protein LOC123873560 isoform X1, with the protein MSAPSDSAASPSPCACTNISLMQLFHELKQKFPGVPDHVVSNTIELYCHDKKACETHLHSEVKASLTHAYHASSSAAARQLSKLRDNLPLKCRNQPVVQYQVAQITAVESTCQGPQQAVISNNIESDEEKPKLNTDANQNVVDSKPNVTNNALSPVTIINIDNCYAKYHAESPSDLELTNENNTEEKKIQEDLISNECKQAEQIKNCEQPGSTNYKILKSNKVKANLHEKLEGKKEVKEKKTIKQEPQPASPQETVLQETVPQETVPQEKPQRPNTLNFIKPNPDIAFKENLKQPEAENCRTVSPAPSVQKPESKEKKPDSGSYRPGYPLNLSVNVNCHMDISHGYGLEDYDSPRAITSVNLTVCTPTSNMASPVRDTREEEGGFEGHVTVTVSPSTARPQQVRRRAPPPPQSSRIESPRPMRAAPEPPGQSYDRNLIERQKERLARLASALAQEKGCLAQLNRETQVLAAAPPSPSAVQMLRDCVERLRDECDTLAKRLEMRGSARVMRVAETDDSGNFYSNIYTGQRPTASWQCHMCTFRNHPLLDKCEECDMPRIFVGTSPAMTHDSGFGSFRDRNRRGANIQSTDVTDAPISNLVSDYRAVNV; encoded by the exons ATGTCTGCCCCCTCCGATAGCGCTGCGAGCCCTTCACCATGTGCGTGCACCAATATATCGCTTATGCAATTGTTCCATGAGCTAAAACAAAAGTTTCCGGGTGTCCCCGACCATGTTGTGTCCAACACTATTGAGCTATACTGTCACGACAAGAAAGCTTGTGAGACACACCTCCATAGCGAAGTCAAAGCCTCCTTAACGCACGCCTACCATGCCTCCTCGTCGGCCGCAGCGCGCCAGCTCAGCAAGCTCCGAGACAACCTCCCTCTCAAATGCCGCAACCAGCCTGTAGTCCAGTACCAAGTTGCCCAGATAACTGCCGTCGAGTCAACTTGCCAGGGTCCCCAGCAGGCTGTGATTAGCAACAACATAGAGTCAGATGAGGAGAAACCCAAGTTAAACACAGATGCAAACCAAAATGTTGTTGATAGTAAACCAAATGTCACAAACAATGCTCTGTCTCCAGTAACTATTATAAACATTGACAACTGCTATGCAAAATACCACGCTGAATCACCCAGCGACCTGGAGTTAACTAATGAGAACAATACAGAAGAAAAGAAAATCCAAGAGGATCTAATATCCAATGAATGCAAACAGGCTGAGCAAATAAAGAATTGTGAACAACCAGGGAGCACCAATTACAAGATTCTGAAAAGCAATAAGGTAAAGGCCAATTTACATGAAAAGTTAGAGGGTAAGAAGGAGGTAAAGGAGAAAAAAACAATAAAGCAAGAACCACAGCCTGCATCCCCGCAAGAAACAGTTCTGCAAGAAACAGTTCCACAAGAAACAGTTCCGCAAGAAAAACCCCAGCGACCTAACACACTGAACTTTATCAAACCAAATCCAGACATTGCATTTAAAGAGAATTTAAAACAACCAGAAGCTGAGAACTGTCGGACTGTCTCCCCTGCACCATCAGTACAAAAACCAGaaagcaaagaaaaaaaacctgaTTCAGGTTCCTACAGACCTGGGTATCCTTTAAACTTATCTGTGAATGTTAACTGTCATATGGACATTAGTCATGGTTACGGGTTAGAAGATTACGATAGTCCAAGAGCTATAACATCAGTTAATTTAACAGTTTGTACTCCAACATCCAACATGGCGAGTCCTGTGAGGGATACGCGGGAGGAAGAAGGGGGGTTTGAAGGGCATGTGACTGTTACTGTGAGCCCTAGCACTGCGCGGCCGCAACAAGTTAGACGCAGGGCTCCACCGCCGCCGCAGTCGTCGCGTATAGAGTCCCCCAGGCCCATGAGGGCAGCTCCTGAACCACCTGGACAATCATATG ATCGCAACCTCATCGAGCGTCAAAAAGAGCGTCTAGCAAGATTAGCGTCAGCGCTAGCGCAAGAGAAGGGTTGTTTGGCCCAGCTGAACCGGGAGACGCAGGTCCTGGCCGCGGCGCCGCCCTCGCCCAGCGCTGTGCAGATGCTGCGGGACTGTGTGGAGAGGCTGCGGGATGAGTGTGACACGCTCGCTAAGAGGCTGGAGATGCGGGGTAGCG CCCGTGTAATGCGCGTTGCAGAAACGGACGACTCTGGCAACTTCTACAGCAACATCTACACGGGGCAGCGGCCCACCGCCTCGTGGCAGTGCCACATGTGCACCTTCCGCAACCACCCCCTGCTGGACAAGTGCGAAGAGTGTGACATGCCCCGGATATTTGTAGGTACGTCCCCTGCCATGACCCACGACTCGGGGTTCGGCTCCTTCAGAGACAGGAATAGGAGAGGTGCTAATATACAGTCCACTGATGTCACCGACGCACCGATCTCTAATTTGGTCAGCGATTACCGGGCAGTTAATGTATAG
- the LOC123873560 gene encoding uncharacterized protein LOC123873560 isoform X4: MSAPSDSAASPSPCACTNISLMQLFHELKQKFPGVPDHVVSNTIELYCHDKKACETHLHSEVKASLTHAYHASSSAAARQLSKLRDNLPLKCRNQPVVQYQVAQITAVESTCQGPQQAVISNNIESDEEKPKLNTDANQNVVDSKPNVTNNALSPVTIINIDNCYAKYHAESPSDLELTNENNTEEKKIQEDLISNECKQAEQIKNCEQPGSTNYKILKSNKVKANLHEKLEGKKEVKEKKTIKQEPQPASPQETVLQETVPQETVPQEKPQRPNTLNFIKPNPDIAFKENLKQPEAENCRTVSPAPSVQKPESKEKKPDSGSYRPGYPLNLSVNVNCHMDISHGYGLEDYDSPRAITSVNLTVCTPTSNMASPVRDTREEEGGFEGHVTVTVSPSTARPQQVRRRAPPPPQSSRIESPRPMRAAPEPPGQSYDRNLIERQKERLARLASALAQEKGCLAQLNRETQVLAAAPPSPSAVQMLRDCVERLRDECDTLAKRLEMRGSARVMRVAETDDSGNFYSNIYTGQRPTASWQCHMCTFRNHPLLDKCEECDMPRIFVVRSPEGITVRLMPGRRKIVRSWVL, translated from the exons ATGTCTGCCCCCTCCGATAGCGCTGCGAGCCCTTCACCATGTGCGTGCACCAATATATCGCTTATGCAATTGTTCCATGAGCTAAAACAAAAGTTTCCGGGTGTCCCCGACCATGTTGTGTCCAACACTATTGAGCTATACTGTCACGACAAGAAAGCTTGTGAGACACACCTCCATAGCGAAGTCAAAGCCTCCTTAACGCACGCCTACCATGCCTCCTCGTCGGCCGCAGCGCGCCAGCTCAGCAAGCTCCGAGACAACCTCCCTCTCAAATGCCGCAACCAGCCTGTAGTCCAGTACCAAGTTGCCCAGATAACTGCCGTCGAGTCAACTTGCCAGGGTCCCCAGCAGGCTGTGATTAGCAACAACATAGAGTCAGATGAGGAGAAACCCAAGTTAAACACAGATGCAAACCAAAATGTTGTTGATAGTAAACCAAATGTCACAAACAATGCTCTGTCTCCAGTAACTATTATAAACATTGACAACTGCTATGCAAAATACCACGCTGAATCACCCAGCGACCTGGAGTTAACTAATGAGAACAATACAGAAGAAAAGAAAATCCAAGAGGATCTAATATCCAATGAATGCAAACAGGCTGAGCAAATAAAGAATTGTGAACAACCAGGGAGCACCAATTACAAGATTCTGAAAAGCAATAAGGTAAAGGCCAATTTACATGAAAAGTTAGAGGGTAAGAAGGAGGTAAAGGAGAAAAAAACAATAAAGCAAGAACCACAGCCTGCATCCCCGCAAGAAACAGTTCTGCAAGAAACAGTTCCACAAGAAACAGTTCCGCAAGAAAAACCCCAGCGACCTAACACACTGAACTTTATCAAACCAAATCCAGACATTGCATTTAAAGAGAATTTAAAACAACCAGAAGCTGAGAACTGTCGGACTGTCTCCCCTGCACCATCAGTACAAAAACCAGaaagcaaagaaaaaaaacctgaTTCAGGTTCCTACAGACCTGGGTATCCTTTAAACTTATCTGTGAATGTTAACTGTCATATGGACATTAGTCATGGTTACGGGTTAGAAGATTACGATAGTCCAAGAGCTATAACATCAGTTAATTTAACAGTTTGTACTCCAACATCCAACATGGCGAGTCCTGTGAGGGATACGCGGGAGGAAGAAGGGGGGTTTGAAGGGCATGTGACTGTTACTGTGAGCCCTAGCACTGCGCGGCCGCAACAAGTTAGACGCAGGGCTCCACCGCCGCCGCAGTCGTCGCGTATAGAGTCCCCCAGGCCCATGAGGGCAGCTCCTGAACCACCTGGACAATCATATG ATCGCAACCTCATCGAGCGTCAAAAAGAGCGTCTAGCAAGATTAGCGTCAGCGCTAGCGCAAGAGAAGGGTTGTTTGGCCCAGCTGAACCGGGAGACGCAGGTCCTGGCCGCGGCGCCGCCCTCGCCCAGCGCTGTGCAGATGCTGCGGGACTGTGTGGAGAGGCTGCGGGATGAGTGTGACACGCTCGCTAAGAGGCTGGAGATGCGGGGTAGCG CCCGTGTAATGCGCGTTGCAGAAACGGACGACTCTGGCAACTTCTACAGCAACATCTACACGGGGCAGCGGCCCACCGCCTCGTGGCAGTGCCACATGTGCACCTTCCGCAACCACCCCCTGCTGGACAAGTGCGAAGAGTGTGACATGCCCCGGATATTTGTAG
- the LOC123873560 gene encoding uncharacterized protein LOC123873560 isoform X5 encodes MSAPSDSAASPSPCACTNISLMQLFHELKQKFPGVPDHVVSNTIELYCHDKKACETHLHSEVKASLTHAYHASSSAAARQLSKLRDNLPLKCRNQPVVQYQVAQITAVESTCQGPQQAVISNNIESDEEKPKLNTDANQNVVDSKPNVTNNALSPVTIINIDNCYAKYHAESPSDLELTNENNTEEKKIQEDLISNECKQAEQIKNCEQPGSTNYKILKSNKVKANLHEKLEGKKEVKEKKTIKQEPQPASPQETVLQETVPQETVPQEKPQRPNTLNFIKPNPDIAFKENLKQPEAENCRTVSPAPSVQKPESKEKKPDSGSYRPGYPLNLSVNVNCHMDISHGYGLEDYDSPRAITSVNLTVCTPTSNMASPVRDTREEEGGFEGHVTVTVSPSTARPQQVRRRAPPPPQSSRIESPRPMRAAPEPPGQSYDRNLIERQKERLARLASALAQEKGCLAQLNRETQVLAAAPPSPSAVQMLRDCVERLRDECDTLAKRLEMRGSETDDSGNFYSNIYTGQRPTASWQCHMCTFRNHPLLDKCEECDMPRIFVVRSPEGITVRLMPGRRKIVRSWVL; translated from the exons ATGTCTGCCCCCTCCGATAGCGCTGCGAGCCCTTCACCATGTGCGTGCACCAATATATCGCTTATGCAATTGTTCCATGAGCTAAAACAAAAGTTTCCGGGTGTCCCCGACCATGTTGTGTCCAACACTATTGAGCTATACTGTCACGACAAGAAAGCTTGTGAGACACACCTCCATAGCGAAGTCAAAGCCTCCTTAACGCACGCCTACCATGCCTCCTCGTCGGCCGCAGCGCGCCAGCTCAGCAAGCTCCGAGACAACCTCCCTCTCAAATGCCGCAACCAGCCTGTAGTCCAGTACCAAGTTGCCCAGATAACTGCCGTCGAGTCAACTTGCCAGGGTCCCCAGCAGGCTGTGATTAGCAACAACATAGAGTCAGATGAGGAGAAACCCAAGTTAAACACAGATGCAAACCAAAATGTTGTTGATAGTAAACCAAATGTCACAAACAATGCTCTGTCTCCAGTAACTATTATAAACATTGACAACTGCTATGCAAAATACCACGCTGAATCACCCAGCGACCTGGAGTTAACTAATGAGAACAATACAGAAGAAAAGAAAATCCAAGAGGATCTAATATCCAATGAATGCAAACAGGCTGAGCAAATAAAGAATTGTGAACAACCAGGGAGCACCAATTACAAGATTCTGAAAAGCAATAAGGTAAAGGCCAATTTACATGAAAAGTTAGAGGGTAAGAAGGAGGTAAAGGAGAAAAAAACAATAAAGCAAGAACCACAGCCTGCATCCCCGCAAGAAACAGTTCTGCAAGAAACAGTTCCACAAGAAACAGTTCCGCAAGAAAAACCCCAGCGACCTAACACACTGAACTTTATCAAACCAAATCCAGACATTGCATTTAAAGAGAATTTAAAACAACCAGAAGCTGAGAACTGTCGGACTGTCTCCCCTGCACCATCAGTACAAAAACCAGaaagcaaagaaaaaaaacctgaTTCAGGTTCCTACAGACCTGGGTATCCTTTAAACTTATCTGTGAATGTTAACTGTCATATGGACATTAGTCATGGTTACGGGTTAGAAGATTACGATAGTCCAAGAGCTATAACATCAGTTAATTTAACAGTTTGTACTCCAACATCCAACATGGCGAGTCCTGTGAGGGATACGCGGGAGGAAGAAGGGGGGTTTGAAGGGCATGTGACTGTTACTGTGAGCCCTAGCACTGCGCGGCCGCAACAAGTTAGACGCAGGGCTCCACCGCCGCCGCAGTCGTCGCGTATAGAGTCCCCCAGGCCCATGAGGGCAGCTCCTGAACCACCTGGACAATCATATG ATCGCAACCTCATCGAGCGTCAAAAAGAGCGTCTAGCAAGATTAGCGTCAGCGCTAGCGCAAGAGAAGGGTTGTTTGGCCCAGCTGAACCGGGAGACGCAGGTCCTGGCCGCGGCGCCGCCCTCGCCCAGCGCTGTGCAGATGCTGCGGGACTGTGTGGAGAGGCTGCGGGATGAGTGTGACACGCTCGCTAAGAGGCTGGAGATGCGGGGTAGCG AAACGGACGACTCTGGCAACTTCTACAGCAACATCTACACGGGGCAGCGGCCCACCGCCTCGTGGCAGTGCCACATGTGCACCTTCCGCAACCACCCCCTGCTGGACAAGTGCGAAGAGTGTGACATGCCCCGGATATTTGTAG
- the LOC123873580 gene encoding ragulator complex protein LAMTOR3 homolog, translating to MVDDLRKYLNHLLEKVNGLHCILITDRDGVPVVRSVTEKAPQLALRSNFISTFGMATEQASKLGLGRNKTIISMYSSYQVIQMNKLPLVITFIGSDNCNTGHILSLESQIEPFLKDLGTIVADAP from the exons atgGTCGATGATTTGCGAAAATATCTAAATCATCTATTGGAGAA GGTGAACGGTCTTCATTGTATACTAATCACCGATAGAGATGGGGTGCCTGTGGTCCGCTCTGTTACGGAGAAAGCCCCACAGTTGGCTCTGAGGTCAAACTTCATTTCCACTTTTGGAATGGCAACTGAACAAGCAAGCAAACTTGGACTTGGGAGGAACAAGACtattatatctatgtattcGAGTTATCAG gTCATACAAATGAACAAGCTACCCCTAGTGATCACCTTCATTGGCAGTGACAACTGTAACACGGGACATATACTGTCTCTAGAAAGCCAGATAGAACCTTTCTTGAAGGACCTTGGGACCATAGTGGCTGATGCACCATGA
- the LOC123873564 gene encoding glyoxylate reductase/hydroxypyruvate reductase-like, whose translation MLYLVSLALFASALSPASDALSTKMAKNLKVLVSSNDFPESGLDVLREHFTVLQSRFLHFGDEGINENKEELLNLIPGCSALVWSSHHPITKELLDKAGPQLKIVSTASAGYNHANVPELKARGIKLANTPGVLSSAVAEIAVALMLGAARRFTENLEQVRSGQWEIGFTKVLGQDIRGSTVGIVGLGGIGQATVKRLSGFEVGKFLYTGHREKPEAKALNAEFTTLDNLLNQSDFILLAVPLTDETLHMINSTTLGKMKKNAILINVGRGDLIDQDALYDALKNKQIYAAGLDVTTPEPLPKDHKLLTLPNLFVLPHIGSATVRTRSDMAVLAAENVVNALTGKPLITPVLP comes from the exons ATGTTGTATTTAGTGTCGCTCGCGTTATTCGCGAGTGCTTTGTCGCCGGCTAGTGACGCGTTGTCGACGAAAATGGCGAAAAATCTCAAGGTCCTAGTGTCGTCCAACGACTTTCCTGAGAGCGGACTGGATGTGTTGAGAGAACA tttcaCAGTGTTACAAAGCCGGTTCCTCCACTTCGGAGATGAAGGCATTAACGAGAACAAGGAAGAACTTCTCAACCTCATCCCAGGGTGCTCCGCGCTCGTGTGGTCCTCCCACCATCCCATCACTAAGGAGCTACTGGACAAAGCAG GCCCTCAACTAAAGATCGTGAGCACGGCCTCAGCAGGATACAACCACGCCAACGTGCCCGAGCTCAAGGCGCGAGGCATCAAACTGGCAAACACTCCCGGTGTACTGAGCTCTGCCGTCGCTGAAATCGCCGTTGCGTTGATGCTTGGTGCTGCAAGACGTTTTACTGAGAATTTAGAACAAGTTCGAAG TGGGCAATGGGAAATCGGATTCACCAAGGTGCTGGGACAGGACATCCGCGGCAGTACAGTTGGTATCGTTGGACTCGGTGGTATCGGACAGGCGACAGTCAAGAGATTGTCCGGGTTCGAAGTCGGCAAGTTTCTTTACACTGGACACAGGGAAAAACCTGAAG cTAAAGCCCTAAACGCGGAGTTCACAACCTTAGATAATCTGCTAAACCAGAGCGACTTCATACTTCTGGCGGTTCCACTGACAGACGAGACGCTCCACATGATCAATAGCACAACTCTCGggaaaatgaagaaaaatgcCATTCTTATTAATGTCGGACGAGGAG ATCTAATCGATCAGGATGCGCTCTACGATGCtctgaaaaacaaacaaatctacGCCGCCGGTCTCGACGTCACCACGCCTGAGCCTCTGCCCAAAGACCACAAACTTTTGACTTTGCCTAACTTGT TCGTCCTCCCTCACATCGGCAGCGCGACGGTGCGCACGCGCAGCGACATGGCCGTGCTCGCGGCAGAAAACGTCGTCAACGCACTCACGGGGAAACCGCTCATTACACCCGTACTGCCATAA